A single Populus alba chromosome 7, ASM523922v2, whole genome shotgun sequence DNA region contains:
- the LOC118043493 gene encoding uncharacterized protein: MPVEDPTSGRLFIWLVSFFLFITIAAGGSLLLMYVVLPADPSRAWFPVAGIALVCLPWLFWVLTCFYRILSRIFGFRIAVGSINGGGDAGGGHTNVFNTTGNAATDNEPGNIENPGGDGRQDEFEGPMVMVERNDSGGGNGETAIKRNLSASNSINISFRSHESELPLTSSMAC, translated from the coding sequence ATGCCTGTAGAAGACCCCACTTCCGGGCGCTTATTTATATGGCTCgtctctttcttcttgtttattACTATAGCTGCTGGAGGCAGCTTGCTGCTTATGTACGTTGTCCTCCCTGCAGACCCATCTAGGGCTTGGTTTCCTGTTGCAGGTATAGCCCTGGTTTGCCTGCCTTGGCTATTTTGGGTACTCACATGCTTCTATCGAATTCTTTCTCGAATCTTTGGATTTCGGATTGCCGTTGGTTCTAttaatggtggtggtgatgcAGGAGGTGGTCATACAAATGTTTTTAACACGACAGGAAATGCAGCAACTGATAACGAGCCTGGTAACATCGAAAATCCGGGAGGAGATGGAAGGCAGGATGAGTTTGAAGGGCCCATGGTGATGGTAGAGAGAAATGATAGTGGTGGCGGCAATGGAGAAACTGCAATTAAGAGGAATTTATCAGCAAGCAATTCAATCAACATTTCTTTTAGGTCACATGAGAGTGAATTGCCATTGACCTCATCCATGGCATGTTGA
- the LOC118043492 gene encoding protein CHROMATIN REMODELING 24 encodes MADLSQSTHRKPVSLNDRHYRLLQDLSALPKQPPPPPPVTSFEEEEESVFNVKFDGRRRIWKSESEDDNIPKFCGITDFNSSPEEEKPTKVRIEGRRRLCKVSSGDDASREEVKDDSSFDDIADFDSPIPSKSGGDCDNNKGVNEMKDILSDLTSRLDLLSIEKKRVPENNNVVKKVHVVEYASAESLFSLSSSPSDSSLDAIKNGGCDDESAVDEYEEGDLLSESFDNEVSRGLKKKEYGRVDEKLVPVGKPFVSNVVEDESDVQIESNHDEYVTRVEKTKKVNQRVKENEPDGFNERLRSVGRSSVLSLRDESEDDEDDCVVLTGKRVVKKVVRPGAIAKYNVLSDESETAVLENHAESEDDGSIILPGLKSTYKLPGKIAKMLYPHQCEGLRWLWSLHCKGKGGILGDDMGLGKTMQICSFLAGLFHSKLIKRVLVVAPKTLLTHWIKELSVVGLSGKTREYFGTSLKARDYELQYILQDKGILLTTYDIVRNNSKSLRGDHYFLDEESEDSYIWDYMILDEGHLIKNPSTQRAKSLIEIPSAHCIVISGTPIQNNLKELWALFNFCCPDLLGDNKWFKQTYEHPILRGNEKNASDREKRIGSTVAMELRERIQPYFLRRMKNEVFKEDDATTAKLSRKNEIIVWLRLTACQRQLYEAFLRSEIVLSAFDGSPLAALTILKKICDHPLLLTKRAAEDLLEGMESMLNPEDVAVAEKLAMHVADVAERTDFQEKHDNISCKISFVLSLLDNLIPEGHNVLIFSQTRKMLNLIEESLVSNGYEFLRIDGTTKVTDRAKIVDDFQEGNGAPIFLLTSQVGGLGLTLTKADRVIVVDPAWNPSTDNQSVDRAYRIGQKKDVVVYRLMTCGTVEEKIYRKQIFKGGLFRTATENKEQIRYFSQQDLRELFSLPKQGFNISLTQQQLHEEHDSQHKMDEYLESHIKFLESQGIAGVSHHSLLFSKTETVQLAQEEEDEIRKKVSTMVGNSSSSYSLERNVDGAARAFNPKDVNLNKKTSSPDSVGKLTESEILERINRLSQLLGNKVTVSRLPDQGAKLQKQISELNSVLIALRMEKATERKGVISLDDLTGEFERGLNV; translated from the exons atggcggATCTTTCACAAAGCACACACAGAAAACCAGTTAGTCTGAACGATCGCCATTATCGTCTCCTTCAAGACCTCTCTGCTCTTCCCAAACAACCGCCGCCTCCGCCGCCAGTAACGTCCTTcg aggaagaagaagagagcgTATTCAACGTGAAGTTCGACGGACGACGTCGTATTTGGAAATCAGAATCAGAGGATGATAATATCCCTAAATTCTGTGGAATCACTGATTTTAATTCTTCACCTG aagaagaaaagccTACGAAGGTTAGGATTGAAGGAAGACGGAGACTTTGCAAAGTATCTTCTGGGGATGATGCAAGTAGAGAAGAAGTGAAAGATGATTCTAGTTTTGATGATATTGCCGATTTTGATTCACCCATTCCGTCTAAAAGTGGTGGTgattgtgataataataaagGTGTTAATGAGATGAAAGATATTCTTAGTGATTTGACCTCAAGGCTTGACCTTTTGTCAATTGAGAAAAAGAGAGTTCCTGAAAATAATAATGTGGTCAAGAAAGTTCATGTGGTTGAATATGCAAGTGCTGagtctttgttttctttgtcttcTAGTCCGTCTGATTCCTCATTGGATGCTATTAAAAATGGTGGATGTGATGATGAGAGTGCTGTGGATGAGTATGAGGAGGGTGATTTATTGAGTGAGTCATTTGATAATGAGGTTAGTAGAGGGCTAAAGAAGAAAGAATATGGAAGGGTGGATGAAAAGTTAGTCCCTGTGGGAAAACCTTTTGTGTCCAATGTTGTAGAAGATGAAAGTGATGTGCAGATTGAGTCTAACCATGATGAATATGTAACTAGGGTGGAGAAGACTAAGAAAGTTAATCAAAGAGTGAAGGAAAATGAACCCGATGGGTTCAATGAGAGATTGAGGTCTGTAGGACGGTCTTCGGTGCTTAGTCTTCGAGATGAATCAgaggatgatgaagatgatTGTGTGGTTTTGACCGGAAAAAGGGTGGTCAAGAAAGTTGTGAGACCCGGTGCCATTGCCAAGTATAATGTATTATCTGATGAATCTGAGACTGCTGTGTTGGAAAATCATGCAGAGTCAGAGGATGATGGTTCCATTATCTTGCCTGGACTAAAATCTACTTACAAGTTACCTGGTAAAATTGCAAAAATGCTGTATCCTCATCAGTGTGAAGGTTTAAGGTGGCTCTGGTCTTTGCATTGCAAGGGTAAGGGTGGAATCTTAGGAGATGACATGGGCTTGGGAAAAACGATGCAG ATTTGTAGCTTTCTAGCAGGTCTCTTCCATTCGAAATTGATTAAGAGGGTATTGGTTGTGGCCCCTAAAACACTGCTCACTCATTGGATTAAAGAACTATCTGTTGTGGGGCTTTCTGGGAAGACTAGAGA ATACTTTGGGACCTCTTTAAAAGCTCGGGACTATGAGCTGCAATATATACTTCAG GACAAAGGAATTCTTCTCACAACTTATGATATTGTGCGGAACAACTCAAAATCTTTACGAGGGGACCATTACTTTCTTGACGAGGAAAGTGAGGATAGTTATATTTGGGACTATATGATTCTAGATGAG GGACATCTCATAAAAAATCCTAGTACTCAGAGAGCGAAAAGTTTGATTGAGATACCGAGTGCTCATTGTATTGTCATTAGTGGCACTCCGATTCAAAACAATCTTAAG GAATTGTGGGCTTTGTTCAACTTCTGTTGTCCTGACCTTCTTGGTGATAACAAGTG GTTTAAGCAAACATATGAGCATCCCATACTTcgtggaaatgaaaaaaatgcttCTGATAGGGAGAAGCGTATTGGTTCAACAGTTGCAATG GAACTAAGAGAACGCATTCAACCTTACTTTTTGCGCCGTATGAAGAATGAAGTATTCAAGGAAGATGATGCCACAACTGCTAAACTTTCCCGAAAGAATGAGATCATTGTGTGGCTTAGACTAACTGCTTGCCAG CGGCAACTTTATGAAGCCTTTTTGCGAAGCGAGATTGTTCTCTCAGCATTCGATGGCTCTCCATTGGCTGCACTAACG atattgaagaaaatatgtGATCACCCGCTTCTCTTGACAAAAAGAGCGGCTGAAGATTTGTTAGAGGGAATGGAGTCCATGCTAAATCCTGAAGATGTTGCTGTGGCTGAAAAATTGGCCATGCATGTTGCTGATGTTGCTGAAAGAACTGACTTTCAAGAGAAGCATGACAACATCTCCTGCAAGATCTCTTTTGTGTTGTCACTACTG GATAATTTAATTCCAGAGGGACACAATGTTCTTATATTCTCTCAAACTCGTAAGATGCTTAATCTCATCGAG GAATCTCTGGTGTCCAATGGTTATGAGTTCTTACGCATAGATGGTACGACGAAAGTTACTGATAGAGCAAAAATTGTTGAT gACTTCCAAGAAGGAAATGGTGCTCCTATATTTTTGCTAACATCTCAGGTTGGCGGTCTTGGTCTTACACTTACAAAAGCAGATCGTGTGATTGTGGTTGATCCTGCTTGGAATCCTAG CACGGATAACCAAAGTGTTGATCGTGCATATCGAATTGGGCAAAAGAAGGATGTGGTCGTATATAGATTAATGACTTGTGGAACTGTTGAAGAGAAAATTTATAGAAAGCAG ATATTCAAGGGGGGGTTATTTAGAACAGCAActgaaaacaaagaacaaattcGATACTTTAGCCAGCAG gaTCTGCGGGAGCTATTCAGTCTCCCTAAGCAGGGGTTTAATATTTCCCTCACACAGCAACAATTACATGAAGAGCATGACAGCCAGCACAAAAT GGATGAGTATCTGGAATCCCACATAAAATTCTTGGAGAGTCAAGGTATAGCAGGAGTCAGTCACCACAGCTTACTCTTCTCAAAGACAGAAACTGTACAACTTGCACAGGAAGAAGAGGATGAGATAAG GAAGAAAGTGTCCACAATGGTGGGAAATTCATCGTCAAGCTATTCACTTGAACGCAATGTTGACGG GGCTGCTCGTGCTTTCAATCCCAAGGATGTAAATCTGAACAAGAAAACCTCTTCTCCAGATAGTGTGGGCAAACTGACAGAATCTGAAATCTTAGAGAGAATCAATCGGCTGTCACAATTACTTGGAAATAAG GTTACCGTTTCAAGGTTACCAGACCAAGGAGCGAAACTACAGAAGCAGattagtgaattaaattcagTGCTCATCGCGCTGAGGATGGAGAAAGCAACAGAGAGAAAAGGAGTCATCAGTCTGGATGATTTAACTGGGGAATTCGAAAGAGGATTGAatgtatag